In Pseudomonas coleopterorum, the genomic window CGCTGGCGATTGGTGTCGGCCTGCCCTACGGTTGTTCGCAACTGGCCTACAAAGAGCGGCAGCTGCTGTTCAACATCGAGCCAGGTACAGCCAGTTGGTACGCAGGCTTGCCTTCGGGCGTCACCGAACTGCAGATTCCAGTGGAAAAGGCCCTGAGCAGCACTCAATACCTGCACGCCTGGTGGTGGCCGGCGCCGCGCGTCGATGCACCGGCGGTGCTGTATCTGCACGGCACACGCTGGAACCTGACCGCACAGGTGCGACGCATCAGCCAGCTGCGCGAACTGGGTTTTTCGGTGCTGGCGATCGATTACCGCGGGTTTGGCGAAAGCCCCGGCGATCTGCCTTCCGAGCGCACGGTGTACCAGGACGCCCAGGCTGCCTGGGAACGCCTGGTGCAGTTGCAGCCCAAGGCCGAGCGACGCTTCATCTATGGTCACTCGCTGGGCGGCGCGATCGCGGTGGATCTGGCAGAGCATCTGGCCGAGGGCAATGAGCCAAAGGCTGCCGGGCTGATCGTGGAGTCGACCTTCACCGACCTGGCTGCTGCAGCAGCGGCAGTGGCCAATACCTCGCTGCCGGTGCGCTGGATCATGTCGGAGAAATTCGATTCCATCGACAAGATCGGTGACATCAAGATTCCGGTGCTGATCGTTCATGGCCTGGACGACCGTTATGTGCCGCCGCGTTTCAGCCAGGAACTGTTCGATGCCGCGGCCAAACCCAAGCGGTTGCTGCTGGTGCCCGGTGGTACGCACAACAACAGCATGACCCTGGGCAGCCAGGCGTATGCCAAGGCGCTGCGCGAGGTATTCGGCCTGTAGCCGATGTCTGGCGCGCGGTGACGCAACTTATTCAGTGCCCTGAAGGTCTGTGCTGTGGCAGCCGTGCACCCGGCACGCGCGCCACCGCATTCGCAGGAACCTCCATGGAAAAGCACGAACCCCGCCTTGATGCCCCTGAAGAAGACGGCAAGACGCCTGGCCTGTCGGCCGACGAAAAAGAAGAGGTCCATGAGAACCAGCCGCCCCGCGCGGCGGTGTTGCATGAAACCATACGCATACAGGGCGACCATGAACTGGAGCGTACCGTAGCCGCCCTGTTCTGGTCGGCCCTGGCCGCCGGCCTCACCATGGGCCTGTCGCTGATGGCCATGGGACTGTTCAACTCCCGTCTGCCCGCAGGCGAGGCCAGCAAGGTCATCTCCAGCCTGGGTTACTCGGCCGGCTTTCTTGCAGTGATTCTTGCACGCCAGCAACTGTTCACCGAGAACACCCTGACCGCCGTATTGCCGGTCATGAGCAAGCCGAGCCTGGGCAATTTCGGACGGCTGTTCAAACTGTGGGGCGTGGTGCTGGGCGGTAACCTGGTGGGTACCTTGCTGGTGTCCTACGTCATGCTGCATTTGCCGATCTTCGATACCAAGACCGACGAGGCCTTTCTGGAAATCGGGCGCAAGGTCATGGAAAACGACCTGTCGCAGATGTTTTCCAAGGGCATCATCTCCGGTTGGATGATCGCCACCATGGTCTGGATGATCCCGTCGCAGGAAAGCGCGAAGATGTGGATCATCATCCTCGTCACCTACCTGATGGCGCTGGGCGATTTCACCCACATCGTGGTGGGCTCGGCAGAGGTGTCCTACCTGGTGTGGGCTGGCGAGCTGGACTGGAAGGCCTTCTGGCTCGATTTCGCGGCACCGACCCTGGCAGGCAACATCATTGGCGGCAGCTTCATCTTCGCCCTGATCGCCCATGCGCAGATCAGAAGCGAAAGCGGTCTGCCACCCAAGGATGGCGGCAAGGGCAAGTCACGAAAGGAACCCAACGCCGACGTCTGATGCCCTGACCGGTCAAGGTGTGACTGCGGAAGCCGGGGAATCGACTTGCTCCCACCAGTGCTCGCCGAGTCGAGGCTGACGCAGATCGATGCGCTCTCCCATGCGCGGTGTGCTCAACGGCACGCCCTTGGCCTGGGCCAGCGCACTGATGCGGTCGAAGGGTTCGTGCCAGTCATGGATCGAAAGGTCGAAGGTGCCGTTGTGCACTGGCAGGAGGGTCTTGCCGCGTACATCCAGGTGCGCCTGCAGCGTTTCTTCGGGCTGCATGTGCACGTTCGGCCAGGCGACGTTGTAGGCGCCGGTTTCCATCAGGGTCAGGTCGAACGGGCCGAAACGCTCGCCGATCTGTTTGAAGCCTGGGAAATAACCGGTATCGCCGCTGAAAAACAGACGAAAGTCCTTGTCGATGATCACCCACGACGCCCACAGCGTGCTGTTGCTGTCGAACAGGCTACGGCCCGAGAAATGCTGCGCGGGCGTCGCCACCAGACGCCAGCCGCCGACCTGGGTTTCTTGCCACCAGTCCAGTTGGCGAACCTTGCTGGCCGGTACGCCCCACTCGAGCAATCGGTCACCTACGCCCAAGGTGGTCAGGAAATACTCGCTCTTGCCGGCCAGCGCCTTGATTGCGTGTTCGTCCAGATGGTCGTAGTGGTCGTGGGACAGGATGACCGCCTTGATCGGCGGCAGGTCGGCAATGCTGATCGGTGGCTGGTGAAAGCGTAGAGGACCGGCCCACTGTACCGGGGAGGCGCGTTCTGAAAACACCGGATCGGTCAGCAGAAACTCCCCACCCATCTTCAGCAGCACGGTGGAGTGCCCCAACCGCCAGAGGCTGTAGTCCGGCGCCGCCAGCAGTTGGCCGCGCGACAGCTGCTCGACCGGCAGCGGCGCTTGCGGGCGGGTGCCGGGTGGCTTGCTCAGCAGCAGGTACTTGATGCCGATGCGCAGTTTCTTCATGAAGCCGTCCTTGGGCAGGACCACCTGATTGCGATACTGGCCGTCCTCGCGCAACGAGGCGGGCAGTTCTTCGGCATTGGGCGAAAACGACGTCATAAGTGCAAGCACTCCGAAAAGAAGTGGAATTTTCATGCAGCCCTCGGGTTGAAAGGTGCGTGCTACAGCATACGCTTTCGGCCTGCCGTGCGAGGTGAGAGTTCCGGCCCGATCGGTGGGCCGGATTCCGGCGACCGGCACCTGGTCGTTCGAGGGGAACCATGGCCCGACGTCACACGTCCAGATTGGACCAGAAAATGTCTGTTCGCAGGGACCGCTGCCCATGAATGCTGTTGATGCCGCCAATGCCTCACGCTACTCACGCCACACACGGGCTCTGGTGCTGGCGTTCGTTCTGCCCATCTTTGCCTGTGTGCTGATCATCGGCGGTGCCTTACTCGGTATTCCCACTGCCTTTGAGCCTGCCAATGGCTTATCGATCCAGACAACTGCAACCCAGTCTGCCAGCGTAGAGCGAGACCTGGGCGAAAACAGCGGCCGGCCCGTGATCTCGCTCGACGATGCCGGCGCTGGCTTGCCCGTGCAGGCCCCGCCGCCGGGTGGCGAACCCTGGTGGTCCATGTCGCTGCCGACGCTTGCTGAGCTGCTGCTGGCCGTGCTGATCTTTTCCGGTGCTCTGTTGCGCAAGACCTTGCGCAGCTTGCGTGACATCGATCAGGACCATGCTCGGTTGCAGCACGAATACGAGGCCCTGCGGTGCAGCGATGAGCGCCTGCGCGCGTTGGCCGACGCCTCTTCGGACTGGATATGGGAAACCGACGCGTTTTTGCGTGTCAGCTATCTTTCCGCAAGCTTCACCACCGCAACCGGGTTGGCGCGCGACGTATGGCTGGGGCAGCCTGTCGAGCTGCTGCTGCAGTGCGACACCCTCCCGGCTGGCCAGTGGCTGCAGCAACTGGGTGACGGCTCGTCAGGTGTCGGGCATCTGCGCTGCAGCTATCGCGACAGCATCGGCCAGACCCGCCACAGCCGCATCGTCGCCTGCCCCATCGTGCGTGATGGACAGATTGCAGGCTACCGCGGCACGGTGCTCGACATCACCGATCAGGTCGGCGCTCAGGCCCAGCTCGCTCATCGCTCGACCCACGATGCCGTGACAGGGCTGGGGGACGAGCATGCCTTGACGCGGTTTCTCGATCAGACGCTGGCCGATCGTCTTCGCCCTGTGCCCTTGACCCTGTTGCTGCTGGACCTGGCCGATTTCGAGCAGCTGGGCGAAACCTTGGGTCAACCTGCGCGCGACTGCATCCTGCGTACGGTCGCCGGTCGTCTTCGCGACAGCACACGTAGCAACGATCTGGTGACCCGTCTGCGGGATGGACAATTCATGATCGTGCTCGCCAGCATCGACGTGATGATCGAGATCGAGCGTTTCTGCCAGCGCCTGATCGATAATATCCAAAGGCCCATCGTGCACGGCGTGAAGCAATTGCAGGTGGGGGTGAACATCGGCGTGGTTCATGATCATCCCAGCCGGGGAGACGCCCGCGAGTGGATCGGCTGCGCCCAGCTCGCCTTAAGCGAAGCACAGGCGCAAGGTCCCGGCTACTGGCAGCATTTCGCGCCTGCGCTGGACCGCCAGCACCACCTTCGGCAGTTGGAAACCGATCTGCGCTCCGCCCTTCAGCATGACCAATTGCTGCTGCACTTCGAGCCCCGGTACAGCGCCGACGGTGATCGGGTGATTGCCGTCGAGTCACTGCTGCGCTGGCAGCACCCGGTCGAAGGAATGCTCACCTGCGACGCGTTTCTGCCTCTGGCCGAGCGCAGCGACCTGATCGTGCCCATCGAGCGCTGGCTGCTACGCGAAGCGTGCGCGGCCGCGCGGCACTGGCCGCAGTCGATTGCGGTGTCGGTGAGCCTGGCGCCAGCGTATTTCAGCCGCAGCGACGTCGCCCGCGATGTGCGCGATGCGTTGACCGACAGCCGCCTGCCGGCCAATCGCTTGCAGTTGCAAGTTGCCGAGCAGGTCATGCTGGGTTGTGCCGACGGCGCGATGGGGGCCCTTATGGCCTTGAAGGAATCGGGGGTGGGTTTGATACTCGACGAATTCGGCAGCGGTTATTGTTCGTTGGGGTATTTGCGCATTTACCCATTCGATGCCGTGAAGATCGACCCACGCTTCGTCGCCGGTCTGGTGAGCAATCCACAGGATCGCGGACTGGTGCGAGGCATCATCGACCTGGGTCGAAGCATGGGCGCAAGGGTAATCGGTGCCGGCGTCGGCACTGACCAACAGCTGCGCGCCTTGCAGGACGACCGCTGTGCGGAAGTCCAGGGCCTTTACCTCGGTGAGGCCATGGAGCTGGCAGCATTGACACCGCTGCTTCAGCAACAGGCCGACTTGCGCAGGTCACGACAAGGGCATCAAGCAGGTTTGCACGCCCGCTGATCGACAGGCTGTCCAACATTTTTTTACAGGCCCCGAACGCCTCGTTAGAATCGGGGCATCGCCCGGACACGACCGTCAATGGTCCCGGCCTGCGCAACCACAGTGGACACCTCATGGGCACGACTGCAGCAGCCGACATAGCCACCATCGCGCGCATCGACGCGGTCCCTTCCATATTGCAGGTCATCTGCGAAACCACAGGCTTGCGCTTCGCTGCCGTTGCCCGTGTGACCGAAAATGCCTGGACCACCTGCGCGGTGCTCGACAACATCGGGTTGGGCCTGGAAGTCGGCGACGGGCTGGACGTGACCACGACCTTGTGCCATGAGATACGTGCCAGCCATCAGACCGTGATCATCGACAAGGTCAGCGAAGACGAGGTGTATTGCAACCACCCCACGCCGCGCCTCTATCGTTTCGAAAGCTACATTGCCACGCCCGTCTTCCGGGCCGACGGCAGCTTCTTCGGCACGATCTGTGCGCTCGATCCACGGCCCACCCGTCTCAAGGGCACCAGTATCGAGCCGATGATGGCGTCGTTCGCGCGCCTGCTGTCGCTGCAGATGGAGAATGAAGAGCGGCACCAGCGCACGGCCACTGCGCTGCTGGAGGAGCGGGAAATGGCCGATCTGCGCGATCAGTTCATCGCCGTGCTGGGCCACGACCTGCGCAACCCGCTGTTCGCCATCAACGCTGGCGCCGAGCTGTTGCAGCGACGGGTCGCCGATGAGCGCAGCGTGGGTATCGTCAAGCATATCCAGACCAGTGCACGCCGCGCCTCGCAACTGATCGAGGACGTTCTGGACTTCGCTCGCGGGCGATTGGGCGCCGGTATCGTGGTCGACCTGCAACCCGATGCCGACCTGACGCGAAGCCTGGAACATGTGGTCTCGGAGCTGCAGCGCATCCACCCCGAGCGCGTCATCTCGATGGATATCGACGATTTGCAGGGCGTGCTGTGCGACAAGGAGCGCATAGGCCAGTTGCTCTCGAACCTGGTGTCCAACGCCATCATTCACGGCGCGTCAGACAGCGATGTTCGCGTCAGCGGTCGCTTGTCCAATCAGGAGTTCACGCTCGCGGTGCATAACCAGGGGCCGGCGATCGCCGAAAATGTGCGGGCGCAACTGTTCAAGCCATTCGCGCGGCCCAGCGTACGCAGCCCGCGCGGCGGCCTTGGGCTGGGCTTGTACATCGCCTATCAGATTGCATTGGCCCACGACGGCCGACTGGAGGTGAGCTCCAGCGATGAAGACGGTACCGAGTTCGTCTTCCACCTGCCCGTGGTTACCGCCGCCTGAGCCGCTGCCGTTCGAGCGCCTGCGCGGATGAAAGTGCACGGCCCAACGGGCGACGGTGGTAGCATCGCCCTACTTTCACACCCTGCCTGGCAACCACATGGCGAGACCTGACCCCGGGATCCCCCCTCAGCACGGCGAGCGCAGCGCGCGAAGCGCGCGACAGCTGCGCCTGCTCAAAGGCGGCAGCGAGCCCGACCCCCGCTTCACCCTGGCCAACGAGCGCACCTTTCTGGCCTGGATCCGTACGGCATTGGCGCTGATGGCCGGTGGCATCGCCGTCGAGGCGTTCACCGCGGACGTCTTCGCGCCGGAGTTTCGCAAGACCCTGGCGGTCATCCTGCTGCTTCTGGGCATGCTGCTCAGTGCCAGCGCCAGCCTGCGCTGGCTGAACGTGGAGCGGGCCATGCGGCACAAGCAACCCCTGCCCATTCCGCTGCTGGTGCCGCTGCTGTCAATTGGCGGTGCCCTGGTCACGGCAGCCTTGATTGCCTTCGTGGTATTGCGATGAGCCTGCCTCAGGCAGGCCATCAGGATGAAGGCCTGCAGCCCGAACGCACCTTGCTTGCCTGGGGACGCACGCTGCTGGCCATGCTGGTGGCGAGCCTGTTCTTTCTGCGCTGGATGCCCCACCACGGCCGTTTTGCCGGGGCCCTGATTGCCCTGACGCTGATGGCGGCGCTGGCGATCTGGATGAGCCAGCGCCGCCGTTACCGCTGCCGTGTCGAAGGGATCAGTCGTGCATGCTTTCCGGCCGACGTGACCGGGGTGCTCGGCCTGGGCAGCATGGTCACACTGATCGGCGCTGCGGCCATCTGGATCACCTTGATGACCTGAGTCATGGTGACCTGAGCCATTCAGAGCTGCCCGCTGCGGTCGTCCTTGAACAGTGCCCAGGCCAGCCCGGCGACCCACAACAGCGAGGCGAAGTAATTGACCCGCTGGAACAGCCCGAAACCACGGCCCACGTCCATGGCAGCTGCCATCCACGGCAGGCAGCCCAACGCGAACAGGCTGCACACCAGGGACAGCCAGACAAGCCCCTTGCGGCCTTCGCGGCGTGCCACGAAAATCCACAATGCACTGGCCAGCAACAGGCTTGCGGACATGATCACACTGGCGATGGTGTGCAGGTTCTGCTGCATCGACGGGTATTCCAGCGAACAGCCGTCATCACAGGAAAAGTAGCCGGCAGCCAGGCTGGCAAGACCGTGCACAATGACCAGCGAAGCGCTCAGACGCGCCAGCCGCAGATGGGCATGACGCATGTACAGGCCAATGCCGAACGCGATCAACAAGACACCCAGCGGGAAGTGAGCGAGCCAGGGCCAGAGCGCGTGGGTGGGCGCATCGATGGCGCCCAACAAGCCCATGGCCTGATTGACATGGCTGTACCCCGGATACAGGCTGCCGGCCACGATGAGCGCGATGGCCAGCCAAAGGGGCGTGATCAGGCCGGCCAGATAGAGTGGATTGCGAATCGGCTGCTGCACAGCGCATCTCCGTCATGAAAAGAGGCCCGGACCTTACTACAGCGTCGATGTCGTCACGAAGCAATTTTTCCCGCGATCGGGTAAACCGGACGCTTTGGTAATAGCAGGACACATTTGCGTGGAATTCATCGAGCTTCCGACCCAGGCACGACCGCTGCTGGACAAGTTCTACAAGTTGCAACGAAGCCGAATGCGCAGTGTGGGCAATGCGCGCTGGTGGGTGGCAAAGGATGGCGAGATCATCGCGGGGGCGAGCTTCCTGCCGGTATCCGACGGTCATTGGCTGACCGGGCTTCATGTGGCAATCAAGCATCGCAACAAAGGCTACGGCCAAGGTCTGTTCGATGCGGCTCAAGCCGCACTGGGTGGACCGGTATGGTTGTTCTGCGCACCTGAGCTGCACGATTACTATCGACGAGCTGGCTTCGAGGAGGCTGTCACGCTGCCATCTGAGTTGGCCCAGCGCCTGGAACGCTACAGGGCCAGCAAGGACTTGCTGGCCCTGGTCAGGGCCGAGGCGGCCACCGCCTGACAGCGTCGACTCAGGGTTGCGGGCGAGGAACCACTGTGGACGGTGTGGCAGGTTCCGGGCGCAAGTCCTTTTCACCACTGGGCTGGGTTGCCGTCTGGTCCACCGCCGGAGCCTGTTCGTCCGGGTCCTTGGCGCCCTTGTCCTTGCCCTC contains:
- a CDS encoding putative bifunctional diguanylate cyclase/phosphodiesterase, giving the protein MNAVDAANASRYSRHTRALVLAFVLPIFACVLIIGGALLGIPTAFEPANGLSIQTTATQSASVERDLGENSGRPVISLDDAGAGLPVQAPPPGGEPWWSMSLPTLAELLLAVLIFSGALLRKTLRSLRDIDQDHARLQHEYEALRCSDERLRALADASSDWIWETDAFLRVSYLSASFTTATGLARDVWLGQPVELLLQCDTLPAGQWLQQLGDGSSGVGHLRCSYRDSIGQTRHSRIVACPIVRDGQIAGYRGTVLDITDQVGAQAQLAHRSTHDAVTGLGDEHALTRFLDQTLADRLRPVPLTLLLLDLADFEQLGETLGQPARDCILRTVAGRLRDSTRSNDLVTRLRDGQFMIVLASIDVMIEIERFCQRLIDNIQRPIVHGVKQLQVGVNIGVVHDHPSRGDAREWIGCAQLALSEAQAQGPGYWQHFAPALDRQHHLRQLETDLRSALQHDQLLLHFEPRYSADGDRVIAVESLLRWQHPVEGMLTCDAFLPLAERSDLIVPIERWLLREACAAARHWPQSIAVSVSLAPAYFSRSDVARDVRDALTDSRLPANRLQLQVAEQVMLGCADGAMGALMALKESGVGLILDEFGSGYCSLGYLRIYPFDAVKIDPRFVAGLVSNPQDRGLVRGIIDLGRSMGARVIGAGVGTDQQLRALQDDRCAEVQGLYLGEAMELAALTPLLQQQADLRRSRQGHQAGLHAR
- a CDS encoding GNAT family N-acetyltransferase; the encoded protein is MEFIELPTQARPLLDKFYKLQRSRMRSVGNARWWVAKDGEIIAGASFLPVSDGHWLTGLHVAIKHRNKGYGQGLFDAAQAALGGPVWLFCAPELHDYYRRAGFEEAVTLPSELAQRLERYRASKDLLALVRAEAATA
- a CDS encoding YidH family protein, yielding MARPDPGIPPQHGERSARSARQLRLLKGGSEPDPRFTLANERTFLAWIRTALALMAGGIAVEAFTADVFAPEFRKTLAVILLLLGMLLSASASLRWLNVERAMRHKQPLPIPLLVPLLSIGGALVTAALIAFVVLR
- a CDS encoding DUF998 domain-containing protein, with translation MQQPIRNPLYLAGLITPLWLAIALIVAGSLYPGYSHVNQAMGLLGAIDAPTHALWPWLAHFPLGVLLIAFGIGLYMRHAHLRLARLSASLVIVHGLASLAAGYFSCDDGCSLEYPSMQQNLHTIASVIMSASLLLASALWIFVARREGRKGLVWLSLVCSLFALGCLPWMAAAMDVGRGFGLFQRVNYFASLLWVAGLAWALFKDDRSGQL
- a CDS encoding GAF domain-containing sensor histidine kinase, with product MGTTAAADIATIARIDAVPSILQVICETTGLRFAAVARVTENAWTTCAVLDNIGLGLEVGDGLDVTTTLCHEIRASHQTVIIDKVSEDEVYCNHPTPRLYRFESYIATPVFRADGSFFGTICALDPRPTRLKGTSIEPMMASFARLLSLQMENEERHQRTATALLEEREMADLRDQFIAVLGHDLRNPLFAINAGAELLQRRVADERSVGIVKHIQTSARRASQLIEDVLDFARGRLGAGIVVDLQPDADLTRSLEHVVSELQRIHPERVISMDIDDLQGVLCDKERIGQLLSNLVSNAIIHGASDSDVRVSGRLSNQEFTLAVHNQGPAIAENVRAQLFKPFARPSVRSPRGGLGLGLYIAYQIALAHDGRLEVSSSDEDGTEFVFHLPVVTAA
- a CDS encoding alpha/beta hydrolase is translated as MATPTTAPRRRRWLPFLLLALAIGVGLPYGCSQLAYKERQLLFNIEPGTASWYAGLPSGVTELQIPVEKALSSTQYLHAWWWPAPRVDAPAVLYLHGTRWNLTAQVRRISQLRELGFSVLAIDYRGFGESPGDLPSERTVYQDAQAAWERLVQLQPKAERRFIYGHSLGGAIAVDLAEHLAEGNEPKAAGLIVESTFTDLAAAAAAVANTSLPVRWIMSEKFDSIDKIGDIKIPVLIVHGLDDRYVPPRFSQELFDAAAKPKRLLLVPGGTHNNSMTLGSQAYAKALREVFGL
- a CDS encoding DUF202 domain-containing protein, whose protein sequence is MSLPQAGHQDEGLQPERTLLAWGRTLLAMLVASLFFLRWMPHHGRFAGALIALTLMAALAIWMSQRRRYRCRVEGISRACFPADVTGVLGLGSMVTLIGAAAIWITLMT
- a CDS encoding MBL fold metallo-hydrolase, producing the protein MKIPLLFGVLALMTSFSPNAEELPASLREDGQYRNQVVLPKDGFMKKLRIGIKYLLLSKPPGTRPQAPLPVEQLSRGQLLAAPDYSLWRLGHSTVLLKMGGEFLLTDPVFSERASPVQWAGPLRFHQPPISIADLPPIKAVILSHDHYDHLDEHAIKALAGKSEYFLTTLGVGDRLLEWGVPASKVRQLDWWQETQVGGWRLVATPAQHFSGRSLFDSNSTLWASWVIIDKDFRLFFSGDTGYFPGFKQIGERFGPFDLTLMETGAYNVAWPNVHMQPEETLQAHLDVRGKTLLPVHNGTFDLSIHDWHEPFDRISALAQAKGVPLSTPRMGERIDLRQPRLGEHWWEQVDSPASAVTP
- a CDS encoding formate/nitrite transporter family protein, giving the protein MEKHEPRLDAPEEDGKTPGLSADEKEEVHENQPPRAAVLHETIRIQGDHELERTVAALFWSALAAGLTMGLSLMAMGLFNSRLPAGEASKVISSLGYSAGFLAVILARQQLFTENTLTAVLPVMSKPSLGNFGRLFKLWGVVLGGNLVGTLLVSYVMLHLPIFDTKTDEAFLEIGRKVMENDLSQMFSKGIISGWMIATMVWMIPSQESAKMWIIILVTYLMALGDFTHIVVGSAEVSYLVWAGELDWKAFWLDFAAPTLAGNIIGGSFIFALIAHAQIRSESGLPPKDGGKGKSRKEPNADV